Proteins from one Mucilaginibacter jinjuensis genomic window:
- a CDS encoding DUF4833 domain-containing protein, with translation MSKPDAKAAVANKYLVTDTTKKKINFPTLPANINRLFYVQRDPNTNTIVYELNMGANGELNTEEPMHVYWIKYNEHGQHEELNFIQRKFAYGLTQKPLGNGKYDIRFVSYKKFALTLMKSADGKYHIYATIAQKQAILNRIFVKIEGGSFWLPNVVYVELKGTDPATGQEIVDRFKP, from the coding sequence TTGAGCAAACCAGATGCAAAGGCAGCCGTTGCAAATAAGTATCTTGTTACAGATACCACTAAGAAGAAAATTAATTTTCCAACCTTACCTGCCAATATTAACCGCCTGTTTTATGTACAGCGCGACCCGAACACCAACACCATAGTTTACGAACTAAACATGGGTGCTAACGGCGAATTAAATACCGAAGAGCCAATGCACGTTTATTGGATTAAATACAATGAGCATGGACAGCACGAGGAGTTAAACTTTATACAACGTAAATTTGCGTACGGTTTAACCCAAAAACCGTTGGGGAATGGTAAATACGACATCCGTTTTGTATCGTATAAAAAGTTTGCGTTAACTTTAATGAAGTCAGCAGACGGTAAATATCACATTTACGCAACAATTGCACAGAAACAAGCCATACTTAATCGTATTTTTGTTAAAATTGAAGGTGGATCGTTCTGGCTGCCCAACGTTGTGTATGTTGAACTGAAAGGAACGGACCCTGCCACCGGCCAAGAAATAGTAGATAGATTTAAACCCTGA
- a CDS encoding CDP-alcohol phosphatidyltransferase family protein — MEQQTTSLRTTLQLSIYKVIDPFVKVLIKLGLTPNAVTTIGFMLNVGVAVIFIFGAEEGNRGDLTYVGWAGGLILFAGLFDMLDGQVARLGNMKSTFGALYDSVVDRYSELIMFLGICWYLVAHHYFLSSLFAFIALIGSMMVSYVRARAEGLGIESKGGLMQRPERVITIGLCAILCGVSSLYIGGDYKLFIPGIKYHVFETMSIFTIPIVALAFLTNITAFNRLMNAKKALLEKENSEK; from the coding sequence ATGGAACAGCAAACAACATCATTACGCACCACACTTCAACTAAGTATCTATAAGGTAATAGATCCTTTTGTTAAGGTGTTAATTAAGCTTGGTTTAACCCCCAATGCGGTAACAACCATTGGCTTTATGTTGAACGTAGGTGTGGCTGTTATTTTTATTTTTGGTGCCGAAGAAGGTAACCGCGGTGATTTAACTTATGTTGGCTGGGCTGGCGGACTAATCCTTTTTGCCGGTTTATTCGATATGTTGGATGGGCAGGTTGCTCGTTTAGGCAATATGAAATCAACCTTTGGTGCACTGTATGATTCGGTGGTTGACCGTTATAGCGAGCTGATTATGTTTTTAGGTATCTGCTGGTACCTGGTAGCTCATCATTACTTTTTAAGTTCGCTGTTTGCGTTTATTGCGCTCATAGGTTCGATGATGGTTAGCTATGTACGTGCCCGTGCAGAGGGATTGGGTATTGAGAGCAAAGGCGGTTTAATGCAACGCCCCGAGCGTGTAATTACTATTGGTTTATGCGCAATACTTTGCGGTGTATCATCATTATACATCGGCGGTGATTATAAACTATTTATTCCTGGTATTAAATACCACGTATTTGAAACCATGTCTATATTTACAATTCCTATTGTTGCCCTGGCATTTTTGACAAATATTACAGCATTTAACAGGTTAATGAACGCAAAAAAAGCCTTGCTCGAAAAGGAAAATTCTGAAAAATAA
- a CDS encoding DUF5686 and carboxypeptidase-like regulatory domain-containing protein, whose protein sequence is MIYKRFLLLLLFVASSAVVFAQNTVVSGTVTDAKTHHPLSYVTVAFTGSSIGMNTDDHGNFSLTSAKPYTKLSVSTVGYTTATFDVEPGKEQVINVKLVPVAKQLNEVVIKSAKKEKYHNKDNPAVELIRKVIANKPKNRPESYNYVEYKAYEKTQMSFINVSEKLSDKKFFRKYKFFLDNKDSTTIPGKTILPVFMDEKLSQYYYRKSPEKTRNQILGQKSVDFGNFMDSEGFGTYFKRLYADVDIYRNNIFLMTNMFLSPIADEAPTFYKFFITDTVNVGNTKLIRLSFTPRNTTDMLFEGDIFITLDGNYAVQKADLTINKAINLNWVRTMNVRQEYEQNPDGRWHLSKSDARADFGTRKNGDHGIFGERTVTYRNYKVNVPHADTTYESVVALSDEVKHRSDQFWAENRLDTLSKAESKVYANVDSLKRMPSFRRTADIATLLLAGYKSLGPFEIGPANTFYSFNPVEGLKLRFGGRSTPALSKRYYFETYAAYGFKDEKWKYFLSGTYSLNNKSIYAFPQNYIRASFQRDTKIPGEDLQFVEEDNFLLSFKRGVNDKYLYNDYYRLDYVKEFESHFSYALGLRKWTQAPAGSLYFTNFVDGQPNSISDLTTTEATLQLRYAPHEQFYQGKLYRTPIYTRYPIFSLNIAQGFKDVLRGEYNYTRVRLRIDKHTYFSQLGYADISLEGSNIFGQVPYPLLSIPQANQTYAYDIDSYNLMNFMEFVYDRYASFKIDQHFNGFFFNKIPLFKKLKWRETLSAKVLYGSLRDENNPSIHPSLYQLPVAANGVPITYTMGNKPYVEGSVGIENIFKFIRVDLVKRFDYLDNSNVAEWGIRTRVDFNF, encoded by the coding sequence ATGATTTATAAAAGATTTTTACTTCTCCTGTTATTTGTAGCCTCGTCTGCTGTAGTTTTTGCACAAAACACGGTTGTGAGCGGTACTGTAACTGATGCTAAAACCCACCACCCTCTCTCCTACGTTACCGTTGCTTTTACAGGCAGCAGTATTGGTATGAATACCGACGATCATGGTAATTTCTCCTTAACATCGGCAAAGCCATACACTAAATTAAGCGTATCTACCGTAGGCTACACTACTGCTACATTTGATGTTGAGCCAGGCAAAGAGCAGGTTATTAACGTTAAACTTGTTCCTGTAGCTAAGCAATTGAACGAGGTTGTTATTAAATCAGCCAAAAAAGAAAAGTATCATAATAAGGATAACCCGGCTGTAGAGTTGATCCGTAAGGTGATTGCCAATAAGCCGAAGAATCGCCCCGAGAGTTACAATTATGTAGAGTACAAGGCTTATGAGAAAACGCAGATGTCGTTCATTAACGTATCTGAGAAACTGTCTGATAAGAAGTTCTTCCGTAAGTATAAATTCTTCCTCGATAATAAAGACAGCACCACCATCCCCGGTAAAACCATTTTGCCGGTGTTTATGGACGAAAAGCTGAGCCAGTATTATTACCGTAAAAGTCCGGAGAAAACAAGAAACCAGATCCTCGGCCAAAAAAGTGTCGACTTCGGTAACTTTATGGATAGCGAAGGTTTCGGCACCTACTTTAAGCGTCTATATGCTGATGTTGACATCTACAGGAACAATATTTTCCTGATGACCAACATGTTTCTGAGCCCTATTGCAGATGAAGCACCTACATTCTATAAATTCTTTATCACCGATACTGTTAATGTTGGTAATACCAAACTGATCAGGTTAAGCTTTACGCCACGTAACACGACAGATATGTTGTTCGAGGGTGATATTTTCATCACTTTAGATGGTAACTACGCCGTACAAAAAGCTGATTTAACGATCAATAAAGCCATCAACCTCAACTGGGTTCGAACCATGAACGTTAGGCAGGAATATGAGCAAAATCCTGATGGCCGCTGGCATTTAAGCAAAAGTGATGCACGTGCAGATTTTGGTACCCGCAAAAATGGCGATCACGGCATCTTCGGCGAACGCACAGTTACTTATAGAAATTATAAGGTTAACGTTCCGCATGCTGATACTACTTACGAAAGTGTAGTAGCTTTATCAGATGAGGTTAAACACCGCAGCGACCAGTTTTGGGCAGAAAATCGATTAGACACGCTGAGCAAAGCTGAGTCAAAAGTATACGCCAATGTGGATAGCCTGAAACGTATGCCATCATTCAGACGCACTGCTGATATTGCCACTTTACTACTGGCAGGTTATAAATCTCTCGGTCCGTTTGAAATTGGCCCTGCTAATACATTTTACAGCTTTAACCCGGTTGAGGGTTTAAAGCTTCGCTTCGGTGGCCGCTCTACCCCAGCCTTAAGTAAGCGCTACTATTTCGAAACTTATGCAGCTTATGGATTTAAGGACGAGAAATGGAAGTACTTTTTAAGCGGTACGTATTCGTTAAATAATAAATCGATCTATGCTTTCCCGCAAAATTACATCCGGGCCAGCTTCCAGCGCGACACCAAAATACCGGGTGAAGATTTGCAGTTTGTGGAGGAAGATAACTTTTTGCTCTCGTTTAAACGTGGTGTAAATGATAAATATCTATATAACGATTATTACAGATTAGATTATGTAAAAGAATTTGAGAGCCATTTCTCGTACGCCCTGGGCTTGCGCAAATGGACACAGGCTCCTGCAGGGTCTTTATACTTCACCAATTTTGTGGACGGCCAGCCTAACTCCATCAGTGATTTAACAACTACCGAAGCCACTCTGCAATTACGTTATGCGCCGCACGAGCAGTTTTACCAGGGCAAGCTGTATCGTACGCCAATTTATACCCGCTACCCAATCTTTTCCTTAAACATTGCCCAGGGCTTTAAAGATGTATTAAGGGGCGAGTACAATTACACCAGGGTACGTTTACGCATTGATAAGCATACCTATTTCTCGCAACTGGGCTATGCAGATATTTCGTTAGAGGGTAGCAATATCTTCGGGCAGGTTCCTTATCCGTTGTTGAGTATCCCGCAAGCAAACCAAACTTATGCTTACGATATAGACTCGTATAACCTGATGAACTTTATGGAGTTTGTGTATGATCGTTATGCTAGTTTTAAAATAGACCAGCATTTTAACGGCTTCTTTTTTAACAAGATACCGTTATTCAAAAAATTAAAATGGCGCGAAACACTTTCGGCCAAAGTATTATACGGCAGTTTACGTGACGAAAACAATCCGTCAATCCACCCATCACTATACCAATTACCGGTTGCGGCTAACGGTGTACCTATTACTTACACCATGGGCAATAAACCTTACGTAGAAGGTAGTGTTGGTATCGAAAATATTTTTAAATTTATTCGTGTAGACCTTGTAAAAAGATTCGACTATTTAGACAATTCTAACGTTGCTGAATGGGGAATACGCACAAGAGTCGATTTCAATTTTTAA
- a CDS encoding inositol-3-phosphate synthase, which yields MKNNVQPAEGKLGILIPGLGAVATTLIAGVIAVNKGLAQPFGALTQMGNIRIGKRTENKYPKIKDFVPLADLNDIVFGGWDVYSDNVYEAAVHAKVLEKDLLTGVKDELEAIVPMKAAFDKDYAKNLDGEHVKTGTRLELAQQLMADIENFKAEHGLNRVVLLWCGSTEIYFEESDVHMTLANFEAGLAADDKLISPSMLYAYAALKLGVPFANGAPNLTVDIPAMVELSKLTETPIAGKDFKTGQTLMKTILAPGLAARSLGVKGWFSTNILGNRDGWVLDDPDNFKTKEVSKLSVLEEIFQPELNPELYGELYHKVRINYYPPHGDNKESWDNIDIFGWLGYQMQIKINFLCRDSILAAPVGLDLALFSDLAKRAGMSGIQEWLSFYLKSPQAAPGLRPEHDIFKQLMKLQNTLRHMMGEDLITHLGLDYYQDLIEAL from the coding sequence ATGAAAAATAACGTTCAACCTGCTGAAGGTAAACTGGGTATCTTAATACCAGGTTTAGGTGCAGTAGCCACAACTTTAATTGCCGGCGTAATTGCCGTTAATAAGGGCTTAGCACAACCGTTTGGGGCTTTAACTCAAATGGGAAATATCCGTATTGGAAAAAGAACTGAAAATAAATACCCGAAAATTAAGGACTTTGTGCCGTTGGCAGATCTTAACGACATCGTTTTTGGTGGTTGGGATGTTTACAGCGACAACGTTTATGAAGCAGCAGTACACGCTAAGGTTTTAGAGAAAGATCTGTTAACTGGTGTTAAAGACGAATTAGAAGCAATTGTGCCTATGAAGGCTGCTTTTGATAAAGACTATGCTAAAAACTTAGACGGCGAGCACGTTAAAACCGGTACCCGTTTAGAGTTAGCGCAACAATTAATGGCTGATATCGAAAACTTTAAAGCAGAGCACGGCTTAAACCGCGTAGTGCTTTTATGGTGTGGTTCAACCGAGATCTATTTCGAAGAGAGCGATGTGCACATGACACTTGCTAACTTTGAAGCTGGTTTAGCTGCTGACGATAAATTGATTTCGCCAAGTATGCTTTATGCTTACGCAGCTTTAAAATTAGGTGTTCCATTTGCAAACGGTGCCCCTAACTTAACAGTTGATATCCCTGCAATGGTTGAGCTTTCTAAATTAACTGAAACTCCAATTGCCGGTAAAGACTTTAAAACAGGCCAAACTTTAATGAAAACCATTCTTGCTCCAGGCTTGGCTGCACGTTCATTAGGTGTTAAAGGCTGGTTCTCTACCAACATTTTGGGTAACCGCGATGGTTGGGTTTTAGATGATCCGGATAACTTTAAAACTAAAGAAGTATCTAAATTAAGCGTACTGGAAGAAATTTTCCAACCAGAGCTTAATCCAGAATTATATGGTGAGTTATACCACAAAGTGCGTATTAACTACTACCCTCCTCACGGCGACAACAAAGAGAGCTGGGATAATATCGATATCTTTGGTTGGCTAGGTTACCAAATGCAAATCAAAATCAACTTCTTATGCCGCGACTCTATCCTTGCAGCACCAGTTGGTTTAGACTTAGCATTGTTCAGCGATTTAGCTAAACGTGCAGGCATGAGCGGTATCCAGGAGTGGTTATCTTTCTACCTGAAATCGCCACAAGCTGCACCAGGCTTACGTCCGGAGCACGATATCTTCAAACAATTAATGAAATTACAGAACACTTTGCGTCACATGATGGGCGAAGATCTAATTACCCACCTGGGCTTAGATTACTATCAGGACTTAATTGAAGCCCTGTAA
- a CDS encoding NAD-dependent epimerase/dehydratase family protein, producing the protein MKERVLITGASGFVGYHLIVEALSQNLDVFAAVRKNSQTDHLKDLNIKFTYPKFSDIATLTEEIKTNQYDYIIHAAGVTKAKSQAQYNHINATYTANLAKAAVAAGVKKFVFISSLAAGGPLSTLNGIISESDKPHPVTQYGKSKLLAENELKNIPGLNYTILRPTAVYGPRERDIFIVIKQIVKGFEPYIGRAEQKLSFIYVKDLAVATMKAIYGGDKRTYNIADGNFYTRYEMANIIKDILLFKTIKFHLPVTFVKLVASLTEKVSSLSRKTPALNRDKLNELLGTNWACSIEAAKQELGFYPLYNLDKGLEETIKWYKEHKWLK; encoded by the coding sequence ATGAAAGAGCGGGTTTTAATAACCGGCGCCAGCGGCTTTGTTGGGTATCATTTAATTGTTGAGGCGCTCAGCCAAAATCTGGATGTATTTGCAGCTGTAAGAAAAAACAGCCAAACAGATCATTTAAAAGATTTAAACATTAAATTTACCTATCCAAAGTTTAGTGATATTGCAACACTAACAGAAGAGATAAAAACTAACCAATACGATTATATTATACATGCAGCCGGTGTAACCAAGGCAAAATCGCAGGCACAGTATAATCATATAAACGCAACATATACCGCAAACCTGGCTAAAGCAGCTGTAGCGGCTGGAGTTAAAAAGTTTGTTTTTATAAGCAGCCTGGCAGCAGGGGGCCCACTTAGTACTCTTAACGGGATTATATCCGAAAGCGATAAGCCGCATCCGGTAACCCAGTATGGTAAAAGTAAACTGCTTGCTGAAAACGAATTAAAGAATATCCCTGGTTTAAACTATACGATTTTAAGGCCAACGGCTGTATATGGGCCACGTGAGCGCGATATATTTATCGTTATAAAGCAAATAGTTAAAGGTTTTGAGCCATACATTGGCCGTGCCGAACAAAAATTAAGCTTTATATACGTTAAAGATTTGGCTGTGGCTACCATGAAGGCAATATATGGCGGCGATAAACGTACTTACAACATAGCCGACGGTAACTTTTACACCCGGTACGAAATGGCGAATATCATCAAAGATATACTCCTTTTTAAAACCATCAAGTTTCATCTACCTGTCACGTTTGTAAAATTAGTTGCATCGTTAACAGAAAAAGTTAGTTCTTTGAGCCGCAAAACACCAGCTTTAAACCGCGATAAGCTAAATGAATTACTGGGTACCAATTGGGCCTGTAGTATTGAGGCCGCGAAACAAGAGCTGGGCTTCTACCCCCTTTACAACTTAGATAAAGGACTGGAAGAAACCATTAAGTGGTACAAAGAACACAAATGGTTAAAATAA
- the spt gene encoding serine palmitoyltransferase has protein sequence MGKKLHDKIAQFTEAAAARERGVYPFFRPIESGQDTEVIIDGKRVLMFGSNSYLGLTNHPAIKEASKKAIDKYGTGCAGSRFLNGTLDIHIELENRLAEYVGKEAAVLFSTGFQVNLGVLSSITGRNDYLILDEYDHASIIDGSRLSFSRVIKYAHNDMQDLQRKLSLLPEEAVKLIAVDGIFSMEGDIVKLPELVKIADQYGANIMVDDAHSLGVIGVKGAGTASHFGLNDDVDLIMGTFSKSFASLGGFIAADHETIDYLKHRARSLMFSASMTPGSVASVIAALDIIESEPERIQKLWDNTNYAMKLLLDEGFDLGPTESPILPIYIRDNEKTYMVTKYLQNDGVFVNPVVSPAVPSDSSLLRFSLMATHTFAQIEEAVDKISKAFKVVGVNTVKEKI, from the coding sequence ATGGGTAAAAAACTACATGATAAAATCGCTCAGTTTACGGAGGCGGCTGCAGCCCGGGAACGAGGAGTATATCCCTTTTTCAGGCCAATTGAGTCTGGTCAGGATACTGAGGTTATTATCGATGGCAAACGGGTATTAATGTTTGGGTCAAACTCTTATTTAGGTTTAACCAATCATCCCGCAATTAAAGAAGCTTCTAAAAAAGCTATAGACAAATATGGTACCGGATGCGCAGGCTCTCGTTTCTTAAACGGAACGCTTGACATCCACATCGAATTAGAAAACAGATTAGCAGAATACGTTGGTAAAGAAGCTGCTGTTTTATTTAGCACTGGATTTCAGGTTAACCTGGGTGTATTATCAAGCATCACCGGTCGTAACGACTATTTGATCCTTGATGAATATGACCATGCCTCTATCATCGATGGTAGCCGTTTATCGTTTTCAAGAGTAATTAAATATGCACATAACGATATGCAGGATTTACAGCGCAAGCTGAGCCTGTTGCCGGAAGAAGCTGTTAAACTAATCGCTGTAGACGGTATTTTCAGCATGGAAGGCGATATTGTTAAATTACCTGAATTAGTAAAAATAGCAGACCAGTATGGCGCCAACATTATGGTTGACGACGCACACAGTCTTGGTGTTATAGGTGTTAAAGGTGCCGGTACAGCATCACACTTTGGTTTAAATGACGATGTGGACCTTATTATGGGTACATTCAGCAAATCATTTGCATCATTGGGTGGTTTCATTGCTGCCGATCATGAAACTATTGACTACCTGAAACACCGTGCACGTTCATTAATGTTTAGCGCAAGTATGACACCTGGCTCTGTAGCCAGCGTTATTGCAGCCCTTGATATTATTGAATCTGAACCAGAGCGCATTCAAAAATTATGGGATAATACTAATTATGCCATGAAGCTTTTACTGGACGAAGGTTTTGACCTTGGCCCAACCGAAAGCCCGATATTACCTATTTACATACGTGATAACGAGAAAACTTATATGGTTACCAAATACCTGCAAAACGATGGTGTATTTGTTAACCCGGTTGTTTCTCCTGCTGTACCATCAGACTCGTCTTTACTGCGTTTCTCTTTAATGGCCACGCATACCTTCGCACAAATCGAAGAAGCGGTTGATAAGATTTCAAAAGCCTTTAAAGTAGTTGGTGTAAATACCGTTAAAGAAAAGATATGA